The DNA sequence TATAAAAACAACGTCGTCGTGAAAACCTTGTCCAACGCCCGCACTTCTTCTCCGACCTTCTCTGCTGCTTTACAGCCTGGATGTTGTGGCATGATGATGTGCTGTCGGTGTTGGTAGCAGGCCACGTCCCTTCCTTTTCCTGCCGTGCCCTAAGCTCCGTTAGCTGAGCTGCTTGGGCACAACCTTTTTCCTGACTACCGCAGGTTAGTCGGCCCGCCGCCGCGCTACGCTTTAGCGCCCCGGGCATCCCGAAAGCCGGTGTTTCCGCTGCGGAAAACCACATCCTCTTCGAATCATGCAAGTAGCCTCTGAGGCGCTGGTCCCGAACCTGCGCCAGCAGCTCGCCGGGCGTTCCGCCGTGGAAGTGCTGACGGCCGTAGCCGCGCAGTTTCCCGGTACTGCCACGTTCTCGACGTCCTTCGGCCTGGAAGACCAGATCATCACCCACCTGATTTTCGAGCACCACCTGCCGATTAAGGTTTTCACCCTGGACACGGCCCGCAACTTCCAGGAAACCTATTCCACCTGGAATAAAACCCTGCGGCGCTACGGCCAGGCCATTGAGCCCTACTTCCCGCAGCAGGCCAGCGTAGAGCAGCTCCTGCGCGAAAAAGGCCCCAACAGCTTCTACGACAGCGTGGACAACCGCAAGGAGTGCTGCGGCATCCGGAAAGTAGAACCGCTACGCCGGGCCTTGCGGGGCCAGCAGGCCTGGTTTACCGGCATCCGGGCCGAGCAGTCGGCCAACCGCCAGGACATGCACGCGGTGGAGTGGGACGCCGGCCACCAGCTCCTCAAGTTTCACCCCTTGTTCGATTGGACTTTCGAGCAGTGCTGGGACTTTGTGCACGCGCACAGCATCCCGTTCAACCCGCTGCACCAGCAGGGCTTCGTGAGCATCGGCTGCGCGCCCTGCACCCGGGCCATCCGGGCCGGCGAGGATTTCCGGGCCGGGCGTTGGTGGTGGGAAGACCAGTCGGCCAAGGAGTGCGGCCTGCACGGCACCCACAACGGCCCCGACCCGGTGGTGGAGCCGGTTTTGGCCAATTAGTCCGCTTGTCATCCTGAGCTTTGCGAAGGACCTTATCACACCAGAACGAGTCGGTGCAACGATACTCGTTCAACTGCCAAAGGTCCTTCGCTCTGCTCAGGATGACAGAATAAACAACTGACATCAGAGCTATATGAGTACCCCCCATTTCGATTACCTCGACCGGCTCGAAGCCGAAGCCATTCATATTCTGCGGGAAGTAGCGGGCCAGTTTGAGCGGCCAGCCCTGCTGTTTTCGGGCGGCAAAGACTCCATCGTGCTGACGCGCCTGGCCGAAAAAGCCTTCCGCCCCGGCCGCTTCCCCTTCCCGCTGGTCCACGTCGATACCGGCCACAACTTCCCCGAGGTGCTCCAGTTCCGCGACGCGCTGGCCGCCGAGCTGGGCGAAAAGCTCATCGTGCGCTCGGTGGAGGACACCATCAAGCGGCAGCGCCTGCGCGAGCCGGGCGGCAAGTTTCCTAGCCGCAACCCGCTGCAAACCTACACCTTGCTCGAAACCATCGAAGAGTTTCAGTTTGACGCCTGCATCGGCGGGGCCCGGCGCGACGAGGAAAAGGCCCGGGCCAAGGAGCGCATCTTCTCGGTGCGCGACGAGTTCGGGCAGTGGGACCCCAAGCGGCAGCGGCCCGAGCTCTGGAACGTGTACAACGGCCGGATTCAGCGCGGCGAAAACGTGCGCGTGTTCCCGATTTCGAACTGGACCGAGCTGGACGTGTGGCGCTACATTCAGCGCGAAAACATTGCCCTGCCCAGCATCTACTTCGGCCACCCGCGCACCTGCGTGGTGCTGCCCAGCGGCCAGCTTTTGGGCCTGAATGAGCACCTGCGCCTCGACGAAACCGACGAAATCGTGGAGCGCCAGGTCCGCTTCCGCACCGTCGGTGACTCGACCTGCACCGCCGCCGTGGAAAGCGACGCGGCCACCATCGACGACATCATCCAGGACCTGCTCAGCGCCAAAGTCAGCGAGCGGGGCGCTACCCGCCTCGACGACAACATCTCCGAAGCCGGCATGGAAGACCGCAAACGCAACGGCTATTTCTAAACGGTGAATTAGTGACTTAGCGATTTAGTGAGTTGTCGTTCTGCCTGCGCAGATGCCTAACAACTCCCAAAATCGCCAACCAACTCACTAATTCACTAACTCACTAATTCACAGATGGATCTTCTCCGATTTATTACCTGCGGCAGCGTCGACGACGGCAAGAGTACGCTCATTGGCCGTTTGCTCTACGATTCTGATTCCGTGTCCTTGGACGTGCTGGCGGCCCTGGAAAACCGGCCTACCGTGCACGGCACCGTGGATTTAGCCTTGCTGACGGACGGCCTGCGCGCCGAGCGCGAACAGGGCATTACCATCGACGTAGCCTACAAGTACTTCACCACGCCCCGCCGCAAGTTCATCATCACCGACGCGCCGGGCCACGTGCAGTACACCCGCAACATGGTCACCGGCGCTTCGACTGCCGATTTGGCCATCGTGCTGGTCGATGCCCGGCAGGGCGTGGTGGAGCAGACACGCCGTCACTCGCTCATTGCCTCGCTCGTGGGCATCCGGCACTTCGTGCTGGCCGTGAACAAGATGGATCTGGTGGGCAACGACCAGGCCGTGTTCGACCAGATTGTGGCCGACTACGCCGCCGTGGCCGACCAGCTCAAGCTACCCCAGGTAACGGCCATTCCCATCAGCGCCCTGCTCGGCGACAACATCGTGACGCGGTCCAAGAACCTGAGCTGGTATACCGGGCCCAGCCTGCTGGAGCACCTGGAAAGCGTGCCGGCCTTCGAGGAAGCCGCCATTGGCGAGCCCCGCTTCCAGGTGCAGTTCGTGATTCGGCCCCAGACCGACGACTACCCCGACTACCGCGGCTACGCCGGCCGCATCCAGAGCGGGGAGTACCGCCGGGGCGAGCGGGTCCACATTCTGCCCAGCGGCCAGGAGTCGGTGATTGAGGCCATTGAGGTCAACCAGCAGGAAGTGGACAGCGCCGCCGCGCCCCAGGCCGTGGTGCTGCGCCTGGCCGACGACGTGGACATCAGCCGCGGCGACTCCATCGTGCCCGTCGGCAGCCAGATTCACGTGGCCAAAGAGCTGGAAGCCACGATTTGCTGGATGGACGAGCGGCCCCTGTGGCCCGGCCGCAAGCTGCTGGTGCAGCACCACTCGGCGGTGGTCAAGGCCGTCGTGTCGGCTATTACCTACAAGGTGAACGTGCGCACGTTTGGCCGCGCCGCCACCGAGTCGGCCCAGCTCAACGACATCGTGGGCATCCGCCTCAAAACCGCCGCCCCGCTGGTGGTGGATTCCTACCAGCAGAACCGCGCTACCGGCGCCTTTATCCTCGTCGATGAGCTCAGCGGCGACACGCTGGCCGCCGGCATGGTGGAGGCCATGCAGAATAGCTTCGTGCCCGAGCCTTTGGGCTTCACGATTTAAGATTTAGTGCTTGGTGCTTAGTGCTTAGTGCTTGGTCCTTGGTCCTTGGTCCTTAGCAGCAAGAGAACAGAACATCAGGCTCTCCTACTGTCCTTTACCAACACTTCTATTTCTGTAGCAAAGGCCAACAGCCCCAGACACCAAGCCCCAAGCCCCAAGCCCCAAGCCCCAAGCACTAGGCACCAAGCACCAGGCACCAAGCACCAGGCACCAGGCACCAAAAACTATGTCCAACTTCCCACCCCCAGTTCCCCGCCTGACCGTGCTCGGCGCGGGACCCGGCGACCCGGAGCTCTTCACGCTGAAAGGCGTGCGGGTGCTGGGCGAGGCCGACGTGGTGCTCTACGACGCGCTGGCCAACAACGACCTGCTGGGCTACGTGCGGCCCGGTGCCCCGCAGATTTTCGTGGGCAAGCGGCGCGGCCTGCGCAGCTACCACCAGGACGAAATCAACGCCCTGATTGTGGATAGCGCCCGCCAGCACGGCCACGTGGTGCGGCTCAAGGGCGGCGACCCGTTCGTGTTTGGCCGGGGCCGGGAGGAAATGCTCTACGCCGAGCAGCACGGCCTGCGCACCGACTACGTGCCCGGCATCAGCAGCGCGGTGGCCGCCGCCGGCAGCGTGGGCATTCCCGTCACGCACCGCGGCAGCAGTGAGGGTTTCCAAGTGGTTACGGCCACTACGGCCACCGGCGAATTGTCGGCCGCCGTGCGGGAAGCGGCCCGCTCCCGCACCACCACGGTCATTCTGATGGGCCTGAGCCAGCTGGGGCGCATCGTGGAGATTTTCAGTCAGCACGGGCAGAGCGGCACGCCGGCGGCCATCGTGCAGAACGGCACCCTGCCCGCCGCCCGCCTCGTGACGGGCCCGGTGCGGGAGCTGCCGATGCGGGCCGCGGCGGCCGGCATCGGGGCCCCGGCCATCATCATTATCGGCGAAGTAGCCCGCCTGGCCACAGCCGATGCGGCGATGCCGGCGGTGTTTTCCGAGCTGCTTTCCTACGCCGAAGTGGCTTAGAAAAAGGAGACAAAAGAACCTCATGCCTGATCTGGCGTCCGCGCAGTCGAAGTATCTCTACCGCAATGGTAACTCCTGACGTCTGCCACGAAGCGGTAGAGATGCTTCGGCTTCGCTCAGCATGACAATTACTCTGGCAACGTCAGCACGCGAGATTCCTCGCGCTGCTCGGAATGACGTCCTGGATTGCCCCTCCTACCCTCCTGCCCGCCTACCCTTCTAAACTGCCCTTCCGCCATGAGCCTTCTTTCGCAAGACCCTGCCCTGCCCCTGGGCCTCGACGACAGCACGTTGCAGCGCCTGACCACCGGCCTCTCCGACCAGCAGCTGATCTGGTTGAGCGGCTACTTTTACGGCCGCACCGCGGCGGGCCGCCGCGAGTTGCAAAGCGCCCAGTCGGTGCCACAGGTGGCGGCCCCAGCGGCGGCTTCCAAGCTGACGATTCTGTACGGCTCCCAGACCGGCAACAGCAAGAAAGTAGCCCAGCAAACGGCCGAGAAAGCCAAGCAGCGCGGCGTGCAGGTGACGGTGCAGGACGTGAACGACTACGCCACCCGGGCCCTCAAAACTGAGCAGCAGCTCTTGCTGGTGGTCAGTACCCAGGGCGAGGGTGAGCCGCCGGTAGCGGCCGAGGAGCTGCACCAGTTTCTGCTCAGCAACCGCGCGCCCAAATTGCCCGATTTGCGCTACTCGGTGCTGGCCCTGGGCGACAAAAGCTACGTGCAGTTCTGCCAGACCGGCCGGGAGTTTGATGAGCGCCTGGCTGAGCTCGGGGCCCAGCGCCTGCTAGAGCGCGTAGAGTGCGACGTAGACTACCAGGAAACCGCTCAGCAGTGGGCCGACCAGGTGCTCAACGTCATTGCCGCCGAAGCCTCGGCGGCCAATGGCGGGCACGTAAGCAGCAACGGCCACGCCGCGGCTACCGAAACCCTGACCGCGCCGGAGCCGGCCGCCTACTCCCACCACAACCCCTTCGAGGCTACGGTGCTGGAAAAGATTCAGCTCAACGGCCGGGGCTCCAGCAAGGAAACCTACCACATCGAGCTGTCCTTGGCCGATTCGGGCCTGCACTACGAGCCCGGCGACGCCTTATCGGTGGTGCCGCGCAACGGGGAGGCGCTGGTAGCCGAAGTGCTCCAGGCAGCCCGCCTCGACGGGGCCGCGCCGATTCAGCTTTCGGGCGTGGAGTTTGAGCTGGGCACGGCGTTGACGCAAAAGCTGGAGCTCTCGGTGCTGACGCGCGACGTGCTGGAACGCTACGCCGCCGCCGCCCCGCAGCACAAGCCGCTGGCCGACCTCATCACCGACATTCCGCAGCTGCAACAGTACGTGTACGGCCGCGACGTGGCAGATTTGCTGCGCGAGTTTCCCGCCGAGTTGTCGGCCGGGCAGCTGGCGGCGGTGCTGCGGCCTTTGCCGGCCCGGGCTTATTCTATTGCCAGCAGCCTGCTGGTGCACCCCGAGGAAGTGCACCTCACGGTGGGCGCGGTGCGCTACGCCGCCCACGGCCGCACCAAGCACGGCGTGTGCTCGTCGCACCTGGCCGACCGTCTCGATATTGACCACACGGCCCGGGTGTTTGTGGAGCGCAACGAGTACTTCAAGCTGCCTCAGGACGGGGCCACCGACATCATCATGGTGGGCGCGGGCACGGGCGTGGCACCCTTCCGGGCCTTCGTGGAAGAGCGGGTGGAGCTGGGCGCCGAGGGCCGCAACTGGCTGCTGTTCGGCAACCCCAATTTCACTACCGACTTCCTCTACCAGACCGAGTGGCTGCAACACCTCAAGCGCGGCACCCTGCGCCACCTCGACGTGGCCTTCAGCCGCGACCAGGCTGAGAAAATCTACGTGCAGCACCGCCTGCTCGAAAAGTCGCGCGACGTGTACGGCTGGCTTGAAAACGGAGCGCACTTCTACGTCTGCGGCGACAAGGCCCGCTTGGGCTCGGCCATTCAGGAAGCCCTCAAGCAAGTGGTGCAGCGCGAAGCCGGCTGCTCCCCGGATGACGCCGCCGACTACCTGCGCGGGCTCAAAAAGCAGCGCCGGTATTTGGAGGACGTGTATTAAGCTCCCGAACGAGTGTAGAGACGCGCATTTGCGGCTCGGCGTTGAACGACTTGACTTCAACGACGCCTAGTAAACAACGACTGAGACGCAAATAGGCGGCTCGACGCCCCGGCGGCTTCTGCTCTCAGCAACCCCGTCCCTTGCTCCCCTATTCCCCTTTCCCCAATCTCTGCCTTTCCACCATCATGACTGCCCTGGGTTGCCTGAACCGATGTTGTAGCCGCGCCTAAAACCTGCGCCGCCGGGCGCAGCTGGCTTTGCGCGGCCGGCCTGCTTCTTTCCTTCCAACCCTGCTACCCAGATTATGAGAAAACTAGTTACTTCTTCCGTCCTGGCCCCGATTTTGGCGGTGGCCAGCGTGGCCCCGGCCCGGGCCCAGGATGCCATTATTGCCATCAGCGGCGTGGTGCGCGAAAACGGCACCAACCAGCCCCTGCCGGGCGTGAGCATCAGCGTCAAGAATGGTGCGGTGGGCGTGCTCAGCGACGCCAGCGGCCAGTTTGCGCTGAAAGCCAAGCTCAAGTTTCCCTTCACCCTCGTGTTCAACATGCTGGGCTACGACGCCAAGGAGGTTGAAATCGTGAATGCGACGAACCTCGTGTCGGTGGCCCTGGAGTCGAAGGCCCTGCTCACCAATGAGGTGGTCGTGTCGGCTTCGCGGGTCGAGGAAAGCCGGCTCCGCTCGCCGGTGGCCATTGAGAAGCTCGACATCCGGGCCATCAAGGAAACGCCCGCGCCGAGCTTCTACGACGCGCTGGAAAACGTGAAGGGCGTGCAAATGACCACCTCCAGCCTCACCTTCAAGGTGCCCAACACCCGGGGCTTCAACATCCCGAACAACTTCCGCTTCATGCAGCTCGTGGACGGCGTCGACATGCAGGCGGCTACGCTGGGCGTGCCGCTGGGCAACGCCATTGGACCCACCGAGCTGGATATTGCCAGCGTGGAAATCACGCCCGGCGCGGCCTCGGCGCTCTACGGCATGAACGCCATTAACGGCATGGCCAACCTCACGACCAAGAGCCCCTTCACCTACCAGGGCCTGAGCGTGTACCAGAAGCTGGGCGTGAACCACGTCGACGGCCAAGACTACAACCCGAGCCTCTTGACCGAGTCGGCGGTGCGCTGGGCCCAGGTGTTTGGCAAGCGCCAGCAGTGGGCCTACAAAGTGAACGGATCCTATTTGCAGGGCACCGACTGGCTTTCCGACACCCAGACCGACCAGAACCCCCAGAACCTGAACGCGGCCAACCCCCGCTTCCCCGAGCTGAGTGGCCCGAACAACCCCGCCGCCGACCTCTGGAACCGCTACGGCGACGATAGGAGCGGCAACGTGGCGGTGCCCATCACTTACAACGGCAAGACCGAAACCTTCAATGTGCGCCGCACCGGCTACTACGAGAAGGACCTCATCAACCCCACGGTGCGCAACCTTAAGTTCGACGGCAGCCTGCACTACAAGCTCACGGACCGGGCCGAGCTGTCGTACGGCTACCGCTACGGGCTGATGGACGGCATTTTTCAGCGCGGCAACAAGATTCAGCTCAAAAACGTGACCGTGCAAAGCCACAAGCTGGAGCTGCGTGGCGCTGACTTCGTGGCCCGGGGCTACGTGCTCGTGGAAAACACCGGCGACTCCTACAACCTCAACCCGCTGGCTACCAACCTGGATTTGAACAACGGCTCGAACAGCGTGTGGGGCGGCAAGTTCCGCACCGAGTTGCAAAAGCAGGTCGATGCCGGCGTGGACCTGGCTACGGCCATGAAGCTGGCCCGCACCGTCGCCGACCGGGGCCGCGCGGAGCCCGGCACGGCGGCCTTCGAGCAGCTCAAAAACACGATTACCGGCATCAACAACTGGGATATTGCCGTGAACGTGCCCGGCGCCCCGGTTACCGGCGGGGCGGCCCTGTGGCAGCGCAGCCGCACCTACCACGGCGAGGCCCAGTGGAACCTGGGCAAGCGCATCGAGTGGGCCGACGTACTGCTCGGCGCCGATGCCCGGGTATACGAAGTCATTCCCGACGGCAACAACTTCGTGGACTTCAGCAAGCCGCTCTCGGACCGCACCACGCCCGGCGGCAACAACCAGTACTACAAGAAAGTCGGCGCCTTCGGACAGGCCACCAAGCTGCTGCTGCACGACCGGCTCAAGCTCAACGCCTCGTTGCGGGTGGACTACAACCCCGAGTTCAGCCCCAAGCTCAACCCGCGGGTGGCGGCCGTCTATACTATTGCGGAGCGGCATAACCTGCGCGCTTCCTACCAGAACGGCTGGCGTTTCCCGGCCTTGTTTGAGGCCCTTTCGTTCGTGAATAACGGCTCGGTGCGCCGCGTGGGCGGCCTGGGCCGGGTGAACGACGGGCTGGGCTTCCTGGAGAATTCCTACACCCTGGCCTCGCTCGACAACTTCACCGCCGCCGTGAACCGCGACGTGGCTGCTGACCCGACCGGCACCACGTCCGAGAAGCAGGCCCGGGCCGCGCTGAAAAACCGCGCCGTGCTGCAAGTCGCCAACCTGCCCACCATGCAGCCCGAGCAAATCAACGCCTACGAGGTGGGCTACAAGAGCGTGCTGCTCGACAACCGCCTGGCCCTCGACCTGGACGCGTATTACAACGAGTACACCGGCTTCCTGGGCCAGGTGGAAGTGGCCGTGCCCAAGTCGGGCCCCGTCGGCTCCGACGCCTCGGTGCTCGACATGCTGACCCGCGCCAAGCAGGACCGGTACCGCGTCTACACCAACGCCCGCAACACCTACCGCAGCTACGGCTCGGCCCTGGGCGTGACGTATAATTTCTACCAGAAATACACCCTGGCCGGCAACGTGAACTACAACGCCCTGGCCAGCAACGAGCAGGCCGACGTCTTCGTGACGGGCTTCAACACGCCCAAGTGGGTAACCAACGTGAGCTTCGGCAACCGCGAAATCGTGCGCAACGTGGGCTTCAACGTGGTGTGGCGCCGCCAGAACGCCTTCCTCTGGGAAAGCCAGCTGGCCAACGGACGGATTCCGGCCTACCAGACCGTCGATGCCCAGGTAAACGTGCGCGTGCCTAATCTGAAATCCACCATCAAAGTCGGCGGCACCAACCTGCTCAACAACCGCTACGTGCAGTACGCCGCCGGCCCCACCATCGGCGGCCTGTACTACGTGGCTTTGACCTTCGACAACACGGTAATCCGGTAACCCCACCCCAACCCCCTTCGCTTGATGCGCAAAATCCTCCGGGAGAGGGGCTTTGATTACTACTCAAACGGGTATTACTCCAACAACCTGACACATCTGGCTCCCCTCTCCCGGAGGATTTTGCGCATCAAGCGAAGGGGCCGGGGGTGGGGTCCACCACTATGAAACGCCTGCTTCTCCTTGCGCTTTTCCTGTTTCTGGCCGCCCCGCTGCGCGCCCAGAAGGAGTACGTGCGCGAGCAGCAAACCTGGCTGGGCGTGTTCAACCAAAACCGCTTTTCCCAGCGCTGGGGCTCCTGGACCGATTTGCACCTGCGCCTGCACGACCATTTCGTGCAGGCGCCTTTTCAGACCGTGGCCCGCGTCGGGCTGACTTACTACCTCACCGACGACGTGCGCCTGACCGGGGGCTACGCCTACGTGCACCACTTCCCCGACGGGGCCCGCACCATCTCGCAGGCCGAGCACCGGCCCTGGCAGCAGGTGCAGTGGTTTACCAAATTCCCCCGGGCCCGACTCATGCAGTGGGTGCGGCTGGAGGAGCGTTTCCGCCGCACGATTCGCCAGAACGAGCGGCTCGACGAATTCGACTTCAACTACCGCACCCGCTACAATGCGGCCCTGTTTCTGCCCCTGAGTAAGCGCGGCTTCGAGCCGGGCGGGGTACAATTTCTGCTGAACAACGAGGTGATGATGAACTTCGGTAAGGAAATCCGCCTCAACTACTTCGACCAGAACCGGCTGTTTGCGGGCCTGGTCTACCAGGTGAATAAGCACGCCCAAATCCAAGGCGGCTACATGCATTTGTTTCAGCAGCTGCCGGCTGGCAATGTGTACCGCAACCAGCACACTATCCGGGTTTTCTACTTCCACAATTTCGATTTGCGGCCCGCCGTGTCCTTGGCGCCCACTCCTACTTCTTCCCCCGTAACTCCCTAACCCTAATGGCTGACCAGATAAAACTCTCCGAAGTCGAGCACGTCAAGGACGCCAGCAACTATTTGCGCGGCACCATCGATGAGAGCCTGCAGAACCGGGTGACGGGGGCCCTGAACCCGGACGACACCCACCTGATCAAGTTTCACGGCTCCTACCAACAAACCGACCGGGACCTGGAAAGTGAGCGGAAGCGCCAGAAGCTCGAGCCGCTCTACTCCTTCATGATCAGGGTGCGGGTGCCCGGCGGCGTGGCCTCTCCCGACCAGTGGCAGCGCCTGGACGCACTCAGCGACGAGTACGCCAACGGCACGCTCAAGCTTACCACCCGCCAGACCTTCCAGCTTCACGGCGTATTGAAGCGCGACTTGCAGCAGACCATTGCCGGCTTCAATCAGGTGCTCCTGGACAGCATTGCCGGCTGCGGCGACGTGAACCGCAACGTGATGTGCAGCGCCAACCCGCGGGAGTCGGAGCTGCACCGGCAGGTGTACGAAGCTTCGGTGGCCATCAGCAACCACCTCACGCCCCGCACCACGGCCTACTGGGAGCTGTGGCTGAACGGTGAATCAACCTACTCCAGCGCTATCAACGAGGGCGAACAGGAGGATTTTGAGCCGATTTACGGCAAGACGTATTTGCCCCGCAAGTTCAAAATTGCCCTGGCCGTGCCGCCCACCAACGACGCCGACGTGTTTGCCAACGACATCGGCCTGGTCGCCATTGAGGAGCAAGGCCAGCTTGTGGGCTTCAACGTGGCCATCGGCGGCGGCATGGGTATGACGTTCGGGATGAGTGAAACCTACCCGCGCCTGGCCGACGTCATCGGCTTCGTGCCGGCCGATAAGGTGGTGGACGTGTGCGAAAAAGTCCTGACGATTCAGCGCGACTGGGGCAACCGGGAAAACCGCAAGTTCAGCCGCCTCAAGTACACGATTGACCGGGTCGGCCTCGCTGCCTTCGTGGCCGAGCTGCACCAGCGCCTGGGCTACGAGCTGGCACCGGCTAAGCCGTATACATTCGACACCTCCGGCGACGCCTTCGGCTGGAACGGCGGCCCCGACGGCAAAGCCCACGTAACGCTCTTCATCGAGGGCGGCCGGGTGTACGACAAGCCGGGCTACGGGCTCAAAACCGCCCTGCGCGACATTGCCGGCTTCCACACCGGCGAGTTCCGCCTCACCGGCAACCAGAACCTGACCATTGCCAACATCGAACCCGGGAACCGCGGCCGGCTCCAAACCATCCTGGAGGAGCACGGCGTGTGGAGCCGCACCGAAAAGCAAACCGCGCTGCGGCTTAACTCCCTGGCCTGCGTTGCGTTAAACACTTGCTCCCTGGCCTTTGCGGAAGCCGAACGGTACCTGCCGCAGCTGCTTGACCGGATTGATCAGGTCATCCGGGCCAACCACCTCACCGACGACGGCATCCTGATTCGGATGACGGGTTGCCCCAACGGCTGCGCCCGCCCCTACCTGGGCGAAATCGGCTTGGTGGGCCGCGCAATTGGCCGATATAACTTATACTTAGGGGCTAACCACGCCGGCGAGCGGCTCAACAAGCTCTACCGCGAGATGCTCGACGAGGACGGAATCCTGCAAGAGCTCACGCCCCTGCTCGAAGCCTATGCCGCCGAGCGCCAGCCCGCCGAGCGGTTCGGCGACTTTGTCGTGCGGCGCGGCGTGGTGGCCGCCACCACCCACGGGCAGAACTTCCACGCCTAGCCGGCGGTTTTTTGTTTGCCGTGATAGAACGGCCTGTTTACTCTGTCATCCTGAGCTTGCGAAGGACCTTATCACATTCGCGCAACTTGTGCTAGCGTGATAAGGTCCTTCGCAAGCTCAGGATGACAGCCGAAGCACGCGAGATGCTTCGGCTGCGCCTCTGCATGACGGTCTTACGTCACCCCGCCCTGCCTGCTCCCGCCCTCTTTCTTTCGCCTGCCAATCACCTTTCCATGACCTCCTCGCCCCTTCCTTCCGAAGCAGCCCTGCCCCCGTTGGCCCCGCCCGCCGCGGAGGCACCCGCGGGCAACAACCTGTTTCCGGTATTTCTGAAGCTGGAAAAGTTTCGGGTGCTGGTGGTGGGCGGCGGGGCCGTGGGCCTGGAAAAGCTGGCCGCCATTTTGGGCAACAGCCCCGCCACGGCCGTCACGGTGGTCAGTGAGACCTTCCTGCCCGGCATTGTGCTGCTGGCCGAGCAGCACCCTCAACTGCAGCTGCGCCACCACGCTTACACGCACGTCGATCTGGTGGGCCACGACATCATCTTCGTGGCTACCGATAACCCCGTGCTCAACCGCGGCATCAAGGCCCACGCCGCCGACCTGGGCCTGCTCTGCAACGTGGCCGACACGCCCGACGAGTGCGACTTTTACCTGGGTTCCATCGTGCAGAAAGGCGACCTGAAAATTGCCATTTCCACCAACGGTAAGTCGCCCACGGTGGCCAAGCGCCTGCGCGCGGTGCTCGCCGACGCCCTGCCCAACGAGTTGCAGGAGGTCTTGCAGCACATGACCATCATCCGGGGCAAGCTGGCCGGCGACTTTGCCAACAAGGTGAAGTCGCTGAACGCCGTGACGGCCGAGCTGGCCGGCGGGCCAGCCTACGAGTCGCCGGCGGCCAAGCGCTGGCGCAAGATTGCCACGGCCTCGCTGCTGGCCTTCGCGGGCATGCTGGTCTTCAACATTCTGTCGTACTACGTCACCTGGGACCAGGTGTGGGGCGTGGCCTCCAACGCCCGGATGTTCTACATCTTCGTGGCCATCGGCTTCGGCGCCCAGCTCATCGACGGGCTGCTGGGCATGGG is a window from the Hymenobacter aquaticus genome containing:
- a CDS encoding TonB-dependent receptor, giving the protein MRKLVTSSVLAPILAVASVAPARAQDAIIAISGVVRENGTNQPLPGVSISVKNGAVGVLSDASGQFALKAKLKFPFTLVFNMLGYDAKEVEIVNATNLVSVALESKALLTNEVVVSASRVEESRLRSPVAIEKLDIRAIKETPAPSFYDALENVKGVQMTTSSLTFKVPNTRGFNIPNNFRFMQLVDGVDMQAATLGVPLGNAIGPTELDIASVEITPGAASALYGMNAINGMANLTTKSPFTYQGLSVYQKLGVNHVDGQDYNPSLLTESAVRWAQVFGKRQQWAYKVNGSYLQGTDWLSDTQTDQNPQNLNAANPRFPELSGPNNPAADLWNRYGDDRSGNVAVPITYNGKTETFNVRRTGYYEKDLINPTVRNLKFDGSLHYKLTDRAELSYGYRYGLMDGIFQRGNKIQLKNVTVQSHKLELRGADFVARGYVLVENTGDSYNLNPLATNLDLNNGSNSVWGGKFRTELQKQVDAGVDLATAMKLARTVADRGRAEPGTAAFEQLKNTITGINNWDIAVNVPGAPVTGGAALWQRSRTYHGEAQWNLGKRIEWADVLLGADARVYEVIPDGNNFVDFSKPLSDRTTPGGNNQYYKKVGAFGQATKLLLHDRLKLNASLRVDYNPEFSPKLNPRVAAVYTIAERHNLRASYQNGWRFPALFEALSFVNNGSVRRVGGLGRVNDGLGFLENSYTLASLDNFTAAVNRDVAADPTGTTSEKQARAALKNRAVLQVANLPTMQPEQINAYEVGYKSVLLDNRLALDLDAYYNEYTGFLGQVEVAVPKSGPVGSDASVLDMLTRAKQDRYRVYTNARNTYRSYGSALGVTYNFYQKYTLAGNVNYNALASNEQADVFVTGFNTPKWVTNVSFGNREIVRNVGFNVVWRRQNAFLWESQLANGRIPAYQTVDAQVNVRVPNLKSTIKVGGTNLLNNRYVQYAAGPTIGGLYYVALTFDNTVIR
- a CDS encoding DUF2490 domain-containing protein; the encoded protein is MKRLLLLALFLFLAAPLRAQKEYVREQQTWLGVFNQNRFSQRWGSWTDLHLRLHDHFVQAPFQTVARVGLTYYLTDDVRLTGGYAYVHHFPDGARTISQAEHRPWQQVQWFTKFPRARLMQWVRLEERFRRTIRQNERLDEFDFNYRTRYNAALFLPLSKRGFEPGGVQFLLNNEVMMNFGKEIRLNYFDQNRLFAGLVYQVNKHAQIQGGYMHLFQQLPAGNVYRNQHTIRVFYFHNFDLRPAVSLAPTPTSSPVTP
- a CDS encoding NADPH-dependent assimilatory sulfite reductase hemoprotein subunit — encoded protein: MADQIKLSEVEHVKDASNYLRGTIDESLQNRVTGALNPDDTHLIKFHGSYQQTDRDLESERKRQKLEPLYSFMIRVRVPGGVASPDQWQRLDALSDEYANGTLKLTTRQTFQLHGVLKRDLQQTIAGFNQVLLDSIAGCGDVNRNVMCSANPRESELHRQVYEASVAISNHLTPRTTAYWELWLNGESTYSSAINEGEQEDFEPIYGKTYLPRKFKIALAVPPTNDADVFANDIGLVAIEEQGQLVGFNVAIGGGMGMTFGMSETYPRLADVIGFVPADKVVDVCEKVLTIQRDWGNRENRKFSRLKYTIDRVGLAAFVAELHQRLGYELAPAKPYTFDTSGDAFGWNGGPDGKAHVTLFIEGGRVYDKPGYGLKTALRDIAGFHTGEFRLTGNQNLTIANIEPGNRGRLQTILEEHGVWSRTEKQTALRLNSLACVALNTCSLAFAEAERYLPQLLDRIDQVIRANHLTDDGILIRMTGCPNGCARPYLGEIGLVGRAIGRYNLYLGANHAGERLNKLYREMLDEDGILQELTPLLEAYAAERQPAERFGDFVVRRGVVAATTHGQNFHA
- a CDS encoding TSUP family transporter; this translates as MTSSPLPSEAALPPLAPPAAEAPAGNNLFPVFLKLEKFRVLVVGGGAVGLEKLAAILGNSPATAVTVVSETFLPGIVLLAEQHPQLQLRHHAYTHVDLVGHDIIFVATDNPVLNRGIKAHAADLGLLCNVADTPDECDFYLGSIVQKGDLKIAISTNGKSPTVAKRLRAVLADALPNELQEVLQHMTIIRGKLAGDFANKVKSLNAVTAELAGGPAYESPAAKRWRKIATASLLAFAGMLVFNILSYYVTWDQVWGVASNARMFYIFVAIGFGAQLIDGLLGMGYGVVTAISLMSINIAPAAVSASIHTAEMFASGASGYHHYRFGNVNKKLFKVLLIPGVLGAITGAYLLSRFGETYGAYVKPLLAVYLLLLGLRILTKAFSKPGKGRTKHKKLGLLAAAGGFLDSFGGGGWGPLVTSTLIAGGRTPQYVIGSVSVTEFFVTFASAVTFFATIGITHWQIILGLVVGGIAAAPFAARLAGRIPTRWMFVGVGLMVIVWSLWALRRLFM